A genomic window from Pseudomonadales bacterium includes:
- a CDS encoding family 78 glycoside hydrolase catalytic domain, producing MHGAPLRLRSEYLANPLGIDVPNPRLSWWINDQRAAELQTAFQIIAAPDRDSLAADRGELWDSGRVEGRQTSAVEYGGRLPEAGTPVWWKVRSFDSDGLPSPWSEPASFEQGLSARSAWRGEWIAAPLKGSKSTGVPVPLLRRDFELSGAVRSARLHIAVLGAAALQVNGARVAAGEQIGGWVDFRRRIEYRSFELTEHLVTGTNSLAVLLADGCYAGAICADERQQYGARPALLVQLDVWLTDGSRIWISSDRRWQWRPSWIICADPVRGESVDGRAYRDDWTSVPEDTEAEVAAVEEADPWLPVVVERRLAAEIDRLIPAPAGAPKRLRETPGTLLSRSTERRAATFEFSQPQFGRVQVRLQAPRGRVLHIRYGLAVNQQGELCGPTSEDLYTTRGLETGEFFEATFATHGFRFVELSGDLRVHAMTVSACAIRRDLAVSGEFLCDHPLLNQAFADIAGEQRRLAQAVPLQGIAAVQRIGATAGFAAGAGVLLHNLDAAVMCLKWLQDMADAQREDGDFPAAVPLPPASAGIAGEGGAPGSDAFVEVLWQLYRHAGDLRALQKFYPVVQRFIGGLVERSPGLIRADAEHFSAGSPVQGVRRNPAPVPVDVRSTAWFFRSVKLAARMAGVLGRLTDLEDFEELASGIRAAFRRRFVTAEGRVVGDSLATYALTLGFGLLESGERDLAARQLFALCDAELSGEQPVEIPRASGLFPVLTNLGRVDLAYKLLLQGLAGESGVREGSAVQRLIEAGVGDWLYRSLAGFDFSRDLSEQHNAFRVMRIQPLPPLGVAFSGDGPPVRVVEAALDTLNGRYEVRWQITEEAFELTVLVPGNCEAEITLPDETCHEVDAGQHSFRMAFGEAGDGIPILREVG from the coding sequence AGCCGGCACGCCGGTGTGGTGGAAGGTCCGCAGCTTCGACAGCGACGGGCTGCCGAGCCCCTGGAGTGAGCCTGCCAGTTTTGAACAGGGCCTGAGCGCCCGCAGTGCGTGGCGTGGTGAGTGGATCGCGGCGCCGCTGAAGGGTTCAAAGTCCACCGGCGTGCCGGTGCCGCTTCTGCGCCGGGATTTTGAACTCAGCGGCGCAGTCCGGTCTGCGCGGCTCCATATCGCGGTCCTGGGTGCAGCAGCCCTGCAGGTCAACGGTGCGCGTGTCGCCGCCGGGGAACAGATCGGCGGCTGGGTCGACTTCCGCCGTCGGATTGAATACCGCAGTTTCGAACTCACGGAACATCTCGTGACCGGAACCAACAGCCTGGCTGTGCTGCTTGCGGACGGCTGCTATGCCGGGGCGATCTGTGCCGATGAACGCCAGCAGTACGGCGCCAGACCGGCTCTGCTGGTGCAGCTCGATGTGTGGCTGACGGACGGTTCCCGGATCTGGATATCCAGCGACCGGCGCTGGCAGTGGCGCCCGTCCTGGATCATCTGCGCGGATCCCGTGCGTGGTGAGAGTGTGGACGGCCGCGCGTATCGCGATGACTGGACGTCAGTGCCGGAAGATACAGAGGCGGAAGTCGCGGCTGTTGAAGAAGCGGATCCGTGGTTGCCTGTGGTGGTCGAGCGCAGGCTCGCGGCTGAGATTGATCGGCTTATCCCGGCACCGGCCGGTGCACCGAAACGCCTGCGTGAAACCCCGGGGACTCTGCTGAGCCGGTCGACAGAGCGGCGTGCTGCGACATTCGAGTTTTCCCAGCCCCAGTTCGGACGCGTGCAGGTTCGACTGCAGGCGCCGCGAGGCAGAGTTCTGCACATCCGTTATGGCCTGGCTGTTAACCAGCAGGGAGAGCTGTGCGGGCCGACCAGCGAAGACCTCTACACTACCCGGGGGCTGGAAACCGGAGAGTTTTTCGAAGCGACTTTTGCAACTCACGGTTTCCGCTTCGTCGAACTGAGCGGCGATCTGCGTGTGCATGCCATGACGGTGAGTGCCTGTGCGATTCGCCGGGATCTTGCGGTCAGTGGCGAGTTTCTCTGCGATCATCCCCTGCTCAACCAGGCTTTCGCCGACATCGCGGGCGAGCAGCGCAGGCTGGCCCAGGCGGTTCCGCTGCAGGGCATCGCCGCGGTTCAGCGGATTGGCGCGACCGCCGGTTTCGCCGCAGGAGCCGGCGTGCTTCTGCACAATCTCGACGCTGCCGTGATGTGCCTGAAGTGGTTGCAGGACATGGCGGATGCGCAACGCGAAGACGGCGATTTTCCCGCTGCGGTACCGCTTCCACCTGCCTCAGCAGGTATTGCCGGTGAGGGTGGTGCGCCGGGTTCGGATGCGTTTGTCGAAGTGTTATGGCAGCTGTACCGCCACGCTGGGGATCTGCGGGCGCTGCAGAAATTTTATCCGGTGGTGCAGCGATTCATAGGCGGGCTGGTGGAGCGCTCGCCCGGGCTGATCCGTGCCGACGCGGAGCACTTCTCGGCCGGAAGTCCGGTACAGGGTGTGCGCCGAAACCCGGCGCCGGTGCCGGTAGATGTGCGGAGCACCGCCTGGTTTTTCCGCAGTGTGAAACTGGCTGCCCGGATGGCGGGTGTGCTGGGCAGGCTCACCGACCTCGAAGACTTCGAAGAACTGGCATCCGGGATCCGTGCAGCCTTCCGGCGCCGCTTCGTTACCGCCGAAGGGCGCGTGGTCGGTGATTCGCTGGCGACCTACGCACTCACGCTGGGATTCGGTCTGCTGGAATCCGGCGAGCGGGATCTCGCCGCCCGCCAGTTGTTCGCATTGTGCGATGCGGAGCTCTCAGGTGAGCAGCCTGTCGAGATCCCCCGGGCGAGCGGGCTGTTTCCTGTTCTCACGAATCTCGGCAGGGTGGATCTGGCGTACAAACTGCTGCTGCAGGGCCTGGCCGGCGAGTCCGGCGTCAGAGAGGGATCAGCAGTCCAGCGACTCATCGAAGCGGGGGTGGGCGACTGGCTCTACAGATCCCTCGCCGGATTCGATTTCAGTCGGGATCTGTCCGAGCAGCACAATGCATTTCGAGTGATGCGCATCCAGCCTCTGCCACCGCTGGGCGTGGCGTTCAGTGGCGATGGTCCACCGGTGCGCGTTGTCGAAGCGGCACTGGATACGCTCAATGGCCGATACGAAGTGCGCTGGCAGATCACGGAGGAAGCCTTTGAGTTGACGGTGCTCGTGCCAGGCAACTGCGAAGCGGAGATCACATTGCCGGACGAGACCTGCCATGAGGTCGATGCGGGTCAGCACAGTTTCCGCATGGCCTTCGGTGAAGCGGGTGACGGCATACCCATATTGCGGGAGGTGGGCTGA
- a CDS encoding tetratricopeptide repeat protein: MQIADLRSAFLAQDDLPAHMERLEELETQALQLIDDEPLKLGSIGSAILDTYQASLTGHYVMSRFYAHVNSPEAAEPHLLWVRNIRTDIEAHGDGSRDRPYPAVTAIEAQIYAISGQMMPVGSIYQTGEIYPFSLLLQVKPADLPIRGMNFDLSSVYDATRMDFAGSTDAPEFSPFSLIGYLAKRGDSAAQAAIGAFLATQDRTDDAIDWLRSASQRGNLIANSVLARIYWDKASATSDPQQRSDALDEVLENYLHAVALGSTDAMYALGVLYLNGHFGEENKTSGIALLQQAASGEHSEAAMFLAHINYVGELVPRNPAIAREYYVRAALLGNAFAKRSYARFLLDRDTGQAPDPRAIVWLEELAEQQDDAEAMLLLGNLHARGVGLTASPRRAIGWYKKAVKTAPQDAGIVNEVAWTLTVSNLTGLPRQRYALSIMDTLMDANEEARMRPEYLDTWAAANAANGDFARAIILQEQALEVAAALEFEEVIDILQEHLDAFRNGQTITETAP; the protein is encoded by the coding sequence GTGCAGATCGCTGATCTGCGCAGCGCTTTTCTCGCCCAGGACGATCTTCCTGCGCACATGGAGCGACTCGAGGAACTGGAAACCCAGGCCCTGCAGCTCATCGACGACGAACCACTGAAGCTCGGCTCGATCGGCAGCGCCATTCTTGACACCTATCAGGCCAGCCTCACCGGCCACTATGTGATGAGTCGATTCTATGCACATGTGAATTCACCGGAAGCCGCCGAACCGCATCTTCTCTGGGTGCGCAACATCCGCACGGACATTGAAGCGCATGGAGACGGCAGCCGCGACAGGCCCTATCCCGCCGTAACCGCAATCGAAGCCCAGATCTATGCCATCAGCGGACAGATGATGCCTGTGGGCTCCATCTATCAGACCGGTGAGATCTATCCGTTTTCACTTCTGTTGCAGGTTAAACCTGCGGATCTTCCCATTCGCGGTATGAATTTCGATCTCTCATCCGTTTACGACGCGACCCGGATGGACTTCGCGGGTTCGACGGATGCACCGGAGTTTTCTCCCTTCTCACTCATCGGTTATCTGGCCAAGCGGGGCGATTCCGCAGCCCAGGCCGCGATCGGTGCCTTCCTCGCCACCCAGGATCGCACCGACGATGCCATCGACTGGCTGCGCAGCGCTTCCCAGCGCGGCAATCTCATCGCGAACAGTGTGCTGGCCCGCATCTACTGGGACAAAGCCAGCGCCACCAGCGACCCCCAGCAGCGCAGTGACGCTCTCGATGAAGTGCTGGAGAACTACCTGCACGCCGTGGCGCTCGGCTCCACCGACGCGATGTATGCGCTCGGCGTACTGTATCTGAACGGCCACTTCGGCGAAGAAAACAAGACTTCAGGTATCGCGCTGCTGCAGCAGGCAGCTTCGGGTGAACACAGTGAAGCGGCCATGTTCCTCGCCCATATCAACTATGTGGGTGAACTCGTGCCGCGCAACCCTGCCATCGCCCGTGAGTACTATGTGCGTGCGGCTTTGCTCGGCAACGCTTTCGCAAAACGCAGCTATGCGCGCTTCCTGCTGGACCGGGACACCGGACAGGCACCGGATCCCCGGGCCATCGTCTGGCTCGAAGAGCTTGCCGAGCAGCAGGACGACGCAGAAGCCATGCTCCTGCTGGGTAATCTGCACGCCCGGGGAGTGGGTCTGACAGCCAGCCCGCGCCGCGCCATCGGCTGGTACAAGAAAGCTGTAAAAACCGCCCCGCAGGATGCCGGCATAGTCAACGAAGTCGCCTGGACTCTGACCGTGAGCAACCTTACCGGTCTCCCCCGCCAGCGCTATGCCCTGTCGATCATGGACACACTGATGGATGCGAACGAGGAAGCCCGGATGCGCCCCGAGTACCTGGATACCTGGGCTGCAGCCAACGCCGCAAACGGCGACTTCGCAAGAGCCATCATTCTCCAGGAGCAGGCACTGGAAGTCGCCGCCGCACTCGAATTCGAAGAGGTCATCGACATCCTGCAGGAGCATCTCGACGCCTTCCGCAACGGCCAGACGATCACCGAAACTGCACCATGA
- the nthA gene encoding nitrile hydratase subunit alpha, which yields MSEYSAQALRAEALESLLIEKGLLSEADIDQTIALYNDRVGPMNGARVVARAWVDADFRRQLLADATRAVEEFDFEGGEVQKLVVVENTPQVHNLVVCTLCSCYPWALLGLPPRWYKDPAYRSRVVRKPRQVLAEFGVTPADSVQIRVWDSSAEIRYLVLPMRPASAAGLSEEALAQIVTRDAMIGVAVL from the coding sequence ATGAGTGAATACAGTGCGCAGGCGTTGCGAGCCGAGGCCCTGGAATCCCTGCTGATCGAAAAGGGACTGCTCAGTGAAGCAGACATCGATCAGACCATCGCACTCTACAACGACCGTGTGGGACCGATGAACGGCGCGCGGGTAGTGGCCAGGGCCTGGGTTGATGCGGACTTCCGCAGGCAGCTGCTCGCCGATGCCACCCGTGCGGTGGAGGAGTTTGACTTCGAAGGCGGTGAGGTACAGAAACTGGTGGTGGTGGAAAACACACCCCAGGTGCACAACCTGGTGGTCTGCACACTGTGCTCCTGTTATCCCTGGGCCCTGCTGGGGCTGCCGCCGCGCTGGTACAAGGATCCGGCCTATCGCTCGAGAGTGGTGCGTAAGCCACGGCAGGTGCTGGCTGAGTTCGGGGTAACTCCGGCGGATTCCGTGCAGATTCGAGTGTGGGATTCGAGTGCGGAAATTCGCTATCTGGTGCTGCCCATGCGCCCTGCTTCCGCTGCAGGTCTCTCCGAGGAAGCACTGGCTCAGATCGTGACCCGGGATGCGATGATCGGTGTCGCAGTACTGTGA
- the nthB gene encoding nitrile hydratase subunit beta yields MDGIHDLGGKRGYGPVIRERDEPVFHDRWEAVVFTLTRTARSAGALQNTDQFRYAIERIDPVAYLTHGYYGRWLGGLENLFVEAGTLTPGEIEARLVALGGDPDAPVAARPDPGARPFDPPSHNGAQRSIETAPLFKPGDRVMTANLPSAGHTRLPAYARGRSGIVQTWHQGWVYPDSNAVGRGEGPEHLYTVAFSGSELWGGDAEPGMVLHLDLFEPYLAAC; encoded by the coding sequence ATGGACGGCATTCACGATCTCGGTGGTAAACGGGGCTACGGACCGGTCATTCGCGAACGCGATGAACCGGTATTCCATGACCGCTGGGAAGCGGTGGTCTTTACCCTGACACGCACGGCCAGATCCGCCGGTGCCCTGCAGAACACCGATCAGTTCCGCTACGCAATCGAACGCATCGATCCTGTTGCCTATCTTACCCATGGCTACTACGGGCGCTGGCTCGGCGGACTGGAAAACCTCTTCGTGGAGGCGGGGACGCTGACACCGGGAGAGATCGAGGCCCGGCTGGTGGCCCTTGGCGGAGATCCGGACGCCCCGGTGGCGGCACGACCGGACCCCGGCGCCAGACCTTTCGACCCGCCGTCGCACAACGGCGCGCAGCGCTCCATCGAAACGGCACCCCTGTTCAAACCCGGCGACCGCGTGATGACCGCAAACCTGCCGTCAGCCGGGCATACCCGGCTGCCTGCCTATGCCCGGGGCAGGTCGGGCATCGTCCAGACCTGGCATCAGGGTTGGGTTTATCCGGACAGCAATGCCGTCGGCCGGGGCGAAGGTCCCGAGCATCTCTATACGGTGGCATTCTCCGGGAGTGAATTGTGGGGTGGCGATGCGGAACCCGGTATGGTTCTGCACCTTGATCTGTTTGAACCCTATCTGGCAGCCTGTTGA
- a CDS encoding nitrile hydratase accessory protein yields MSDTQELTGTLAPPMINGEVVFEAPWQGRVFGMARALANAGFYSWDDFRACLIRRIRDWDAAGHEGSGIDPYHYYDHFLQAFEDVLHDTGVVDPDLLGQRFDALAARPHAHDH; encoded by the coding sequence GTGAGCGATACTCAGGAACTCACCGGCACACTGGCACCCCCCATGATCAACGGTGAGGTGGTGTTCGAAGCTCCCTGGCAGGGGAGAGTTTTCGGCATGGCCCGGGCGCTGGCGAATGCCGGATTTTACAGCTGGGATGACTTCCGTGCCTGTCTGATCCGGCGGATCCGCGACTGGGATGCAGCGGGACATGAGGGTTCCGGCATCGACCCGTATCACTACTACGACCATTTCCTCCAGGCATTCGAAGACGTACTGCACGATACAGGTGTCGTAGATCCGGATCTGTTGGGACAGCGCTTCGACGCACTGGCGGCACGTCCGCACGCTCACGATCATTGA
- the mnmH gene encoding tRNA 2-selenouridine(34) synthase MnmH, translating to MSPDLGALLRADTPFIDLRSPGEFAAGAVPCAVNLPLLTDVERARVGKTYKDAGQGAAIRLGHSLVEGKTKAERLSRWQDFITGHPQAWLYCWRGGLRSETVQTWLAESGIHIPRVAGGFKALRHHCLETLARAPEAQREWLVLGGKTGSGKTQLLQTISWSIDLEGLANHRGSAFGARTTEQPAPIGFENALAVAYIKHQHPRLLLEDESRLIGRMAIPPAWHARMQRSPLLILEVDKAIRCANICREYIDEPLAAGTAASALFDHYHRAIDKIRRRLGGQRTSAIHQELRRGFETGAHEAWVMRLLEWYYDPMYDYQLGKKRTRVIAEGDRQDLAVLLEELGTNSACS from the coding sequence ATGAGCCCCGACCTCGGCGCTCTGCTGCGGGCAGATACGCCATTCATCGACCTCCGCTCACCCGGTGAATTCGCCGCCGGTGCTGTACCTTGCGCCGTCAACCTGCCGCTGCTGACCGACGTGGAGCGTGCCCGGGTTGGAAAAACCTACAAAGACGCCGGACAGGGTGCGGCCATCCGGCTGGGTCACTCACTGGTTGAAGGAAAGACGAAGGCGGAGCGGCTTTCCCGGTGGCAGGACTTCATCACCGGCCATCCTCAGGCCTGGCTGTACTGCTGGCGTGGCGGACTGCGCAGTGAGACCGTCCAGACCTGGCTTGCCGAGTCAGGCATACACATTCCGCGCGTGGCCGGCGGCTTCAAAGCACTGCGCCACCACTGCCTGGAGACACTCGCCCGGGCACCCGAAGCGCAGCGGGAGTGGCTGGTGCTGGGGGGTAAGACCGGCAGCGGCAAAACACAGCTGTTACAGACGATTTCCTGGAGCATCGATCTCGAAGGACTCGCCAATCATCGTGGCTCGGCGTTCGGCGCCCGAACCACGGAGCAACCCGCGCCGATCGGCTTCGAGAACGCACTGGCTGTGGCGTACATCAAACATCAGCACCCGCGGCTGCTCCTCGAAGACGAAAGCCGCCTCATCGGGCGCATGGCGATACCACCTGCCTGGCATGCCAGGATGCAGCGTTCACCACTGCTCATCCTCGAGGTCGATAAGGCAATCCGCTGCGCCAACATCTGCCGGGAGTACATCGACGAACCGCTGGCTGCAGGAACAGCGGCGTCGGCGCTGTTCGACCACTATCACAGGGCGATCGACAAAATCCGCAGGCGCCTCGGCGGGCAGCGCACGTCGGCCATCCACCAAGAACTGCGCAGAGGCTTCGAGACAGGTGCGCATGAAGCCTGGGTCATGAGACTGCTCGAGTGGTACTACGATCCCATGTACGACTATCAGCTCGGCAAGAAACGCACCCGGGTTATCGCCGAGGGTGATCGCCAGGACCTGGCGGTACTGCTGGAAGAGCTGGGGACAAACTCAGCCTGCTCCTGA